One part of the Rhodopirellula bahusiensis genome encodes these proteins:
- a CDS encoding 3-dehydroquinate synthase: protein MTEHDISFEVKFVHRLRQTDDVSQADFPVLESVLHGEQSESSAPKVLFCLDSNLEGGEFATALINRMRTSDRMRLVREPMIVPGGESCKNSENTLRDLLAAINSHDLDRRSYIVVAGGGAVLDAVGFAAAIAHRGVRLIRLPSTTLAQADSGVGVKNAINYFEKKNWIGSFAVPWAVFNDTAILKTLPDRDFRSGLTEAVKVALLKDAAFFDYLRKSSSKLRRRVADVSKEAIARSCQLHLDHITAGGDPFEALEARPLDFGHWSAHRMEPMTNYALRHGEAVGIGVALDTLYSARKFGFPTPLAHAVCQTLADLGTPLWCDELDTPDEVLRGLEEFRQHLGGRLTVTMLKNPGEAINVHEIDLPVMKSCIDELRDIAKQHPV from the coding sequence GTGACCGAGCATGACATTTCCTTCGAAGTCAAATTTGTTCATCGCCTGAGACAGACCGACGACGTCTCTCAAGCCGACTTCCCCGTGCTGGAATCAGTCCTGCACGGCGAACAAAGTGAAAGCTCCGCGCCGAAGGTTCTGTTCTGCTTGGACAGCAACCTCGAGGGCGGCGAATTTGCCACCGCGCTGATCAACCGAATGCGAACCAGCGACCGAATGCGGTTGGTTCGCGAACCGATGATCGTGCCCGGTGGTGAATCCTGCAAAAACTCCGAAAACACCCTCCGCGACCTGCTCGCCGCGATCAACTCGCACGATCTGGATCGCCGCAGCTACATCGTCGTAGCGGGTGGTGGCGCCGTCCTGGACGCGGTCGGATTCGCCGCCGCCATCGCTCACCGAGGCGTGCGTCTGATTCGATTGCCGTCGACCACGCTCGCGCAAGCCGACTCAGGTGTCGGTGTTAAAAACGCGATCAACTACTTCGAAAAAAAGAACTGGATCGGCAGCTTCGCGGTGCCCTGGGCGGTCTTCAATGACACAGCCATCCTGAAGACACTTCCCGATCGAGACTTCCGTTCTGGACTGACCGAGGCCGTCAAAGTCGCGCTGCTCAAAGACGCGGCCTTCTTCGACTACCTACGAAAATCCTCCAGCAAACTTCGCCGGCGAGTGGCCGATGTTTCCAAGGAAGCAATCGCGCGTTCGTGCCAATTGCACCTCGACCACATCACCGCGGGAGGCGACCCGTTCGAAGCACTCGAAGCTCGCCCGCTCGACTTCGGACACTGGTCGGCCCACCGAATGGAACCGATGACCAACTACGCCCTTCGACACGGCGAAGCAGTTGGCATCGGCGTGGCTCTCGACACGTTGTACTCGGCTCGGAAATTTGGTTTCCCAACGCCGCTTGCACACGCGGTCTGCCAAACCCTTGCAGACCTTGGCACGCCACTGTGGTGCGATGAACTCGACACACCCGACGAAGTCCTGCGAGGACTGGAAGAGTTTCGCCAACACCTCGGTGGTCGCTTGACCGTCACCATGCTGAAGAACCCCGGCGAAGCCATCAACGTGCACGAGATCGACCTTCCGGTCATGAAATCCTGCATCGACGAACTGCGTGATATTGCCAAACAACACCCCGTTTGA
- a CDS encoding 5-(carboxyamino)imidazole ribonucleotide synthase — translation MSDRQELQNDETTNAKQVILPGATIGMVGGGQLGRMFAMAAARMGYRVGVFCGSSDEPAAKVAAFTVCGPLTDHSAIEAFAKRCDVITLEFENIPADTIAACGKHAPTYPDASVLAMAQDRWTEKTTLREAGIPVAGFEPVYDRESAIAAGDLLGWPIIVKTCRSGYDGKGQHRLNSPDDAATVEWAGAEGGEDGQPPWVAEALVPFEREASVIVARTLDQRVETFPVFENDHQNHILDETKLPAEVSSEMQAQAREIAMRVAEHVGLVGLLCVELFVTEDELIVNEVAPRPHNSGHVTIEACATSQFEQHVRAICGLPLGDTSMVVPAASMLNLLGDLWQAAEARNASPNWEACLETPGVALHLYGKHAAPAGRKMGHLTAVGDDLPEVSQRLHLARERLLSELG, via the coding sequence ATGAGTGACCGCCAGGAACTTCAAAATGATGAGACGACCAATGCCAAGCAAGTGATCTTGCCTGGGGCGACAATTGGCATGGTCGGCGGAGGTCAGCTGGGGCGAATGTTCGCGATGGCCGCGGCTCGGATGGGCTATCGGGTTGGCGTCTTTTGTGGAAGCAGCGATGAACCCGCCGCCAAGGTCGCAGCATTCACGGTTTGCGGGCCGCTGACGGATCATTCCGCCATCGAAGCATTCGCGAAACGGTGTGATGTGATCACGTTGGAATTCGAGAACATTCCCGCCGATACGATCGCGGCCTGCGGCAAGCACGCGCCGACCTATCCCGACGCTTCCGTGTTGGCGATGGCACAAGATCGATGGACCGAGAAAACGACGCTTCGCGAAGCGGGGATTCCCGTTGCAGGTTTCGAGCCGGTGTACGACCGGGAATCGGCGATTGCCGCCGGCGATTTGTTGGGGTGGCCAATCATCGTCAAGACTTGTCGAAGTGGGTACGACGGAAAAGGCCAGCACCGTTTGAATTCGCCGGACGATGCGGCGACGGTCGAATGGGCCGGGGCCGAAGGCGGTGAAGATGGCCAACCACCTTGGGTTGCTGAGGCCTTGGTGCCGTTTGAGCGGGAGGCGTCGGTGATTGTGGCTCGGACACTCGATCAGCGGGTCGAAACGTTTCCTGTTTTCGAAAACGATCACCAGAATCACATTCTTGACGAAACCAAGCTCCCGGCGGAAGTCTCTTCAGAGATGCAGGCACAGGCTCGTGAAATTGCGATGCGTGTGGCGGAGCATGTGGGATTGGTTGGGCTGTTGTGTGTGGAGCTGTTCGTGACAGAAGACGAATTGATCGTCAACGAAGTGGCTCCGCGACCGCACAATTCGGGGCATGTGACGATCGAAGCGTGTGCGACCAGCCAATTTGAGCAACACGTTCGAGCGATTTGTGGATTGCCGTTGGGCGACACGTCGATGGTGGTCCCGGCCGCCAGCATGTTGAATTTGTTGGGTGATCTTTGGCAAGCAGCCGAGGCTCGAAACGCTTCGCCCAATTGGGAAGCCTGTTTGGAGACTCCCGGCGTCGCATTGCATCTGTACGGCAAGCACGCTGCGCCTGCGGGCCGCAAAATGGGGCACTTGACCGCGGTTGGCGACGATTTGCCAGAGGTTTCGCAGCGTCTGCATTTGGCGCGCGAGCGTTTGCTGAGCGAATTGGGCTGA
- a CDS encoding vWA domain-containing protein: MKIFSTFGCKLSALLTSAVMATAVSAAPPTTESQAVSSGASIRIVAHTTDEGGQSIAASIQPGAEDAMLRAVRQSAGDVVIVVDTSASQVGAYRDDAMKALQATLESVGDRDVRVALFAADVQANELTSGFAAPGDSNLASATTKLTSRLPLGNTNLVSVLDTVRASLTGRPDSRTRSIVYIGDAASIDAAQNLSRFENLIDALRNDHISVHSVAIGPTKNVELMGVLANQTGGVLGVVGTDATPAEIADSVADAATMSPIWISEIKSDAKVDWVHGKRLPPLRLDRDSIYLGQLKSPAQEVSIDLVGGTLNSDIQIKANSAVESDNLDFAFLTGLIDEHKTARGLLLATAGSPMLRQTAQAMTARAESLANAATMAMQQGNMRGARAVAQEALQADPNNAEAKAILKMATPEGKRLILQNGDDNPFDDIFGGGGDAADDSPFGAEPAAGDDVFGAAADDAPVMDAPAAEAPATDAPAAEAPAVEAAPAADADAGAGFGADDDVFGAPADVAPASPGPAMGGGGQFDGGFGPVVGDNELREDGGDLLGRFQQLRSREEGRLRGEVRAQLREARRLIRQDPVGVAGSLKSLLSRVETTPDIDPQLRRELLGQVRSAIQIASAREADFLEQEANLEQLAAGATASARLLQETYRREDRLKRLSSQMNALIDEGRYTEADGGISLEMAALAGDTITDDSVLGRHVTDETLALQTYARDRRYRELRERNFVDAFSLVLKSAVPFVDDPPIVYPEAETWQRLSRRRIERYGSIELVGDSETERRIEASLSDEVSYEFPDTPLNDAIRLISEDRQIPIRIDVFSLEGEGLSEDIPVNISLENVSLRSFLRLMLRDQNLTYMIKDEVLNITTVTAAEDNLVTKVYPVGDLVVPIVSLGGGGMGGGMGGGMGGGMGGGMGGGMGGGMGGMGGGGMGGMGGGGGMFVVPDDASLRSKANSPAASTEPQSSDAGSVENIDRAIRLDVPEGKSVDQVWSEHFANWKVESARALTILDRRVRATVSHLNVKASAAEEAGDKEASKAHFNEIRAVIAGAISAGHIQPWMYQAYALSLAATDAPDSEVERALLSAADFAETPEDLLNVAARLEDMGQLSAAMKLCRQISAADADRREPYVMGLRLAKRLDQPADLAWACEGVLGLAWSDKFQPLVEEARLLARATHQELMAEGDSDSAKQFSEALRRAASHDAIVRVSWTGDADVDLSVEEPSGTVCSLDSPNSTSGGTLLGDAYPGAQDDATGQVSETYLCPKGFSGEYRVLLRRIWGNVSTGKVTVEILTDVGRPEQKFIRQDIPLMEQNALVIFEVKEGQRKEKLAEAQVEHLAEFGRNAGHEALGQFVGPAAGGGLNAQAANALGDNRELLQEFFSDYPSLIPGANGGPFGTGGLNGVNGFNPQGGVGYRPEITTLPEGASMSTLAIISADRRYVRISPAPQFSQIGEITTFNFVSGDTEDGGQGAGGGIGNAGGGAGGGFGGLGN; encoded by the coding sequence ATGAAGATCTTTTCCACTTTCGGCTGCAAATTGTCGGCCTTGTTGACGTCGGCGGTCATGGCGACCGCGGTTTCGGCGGCACCGCCAACGACCGAATCCCAAGCTGTTTCCTCCGGAGCATCGATTCGAATCGTTGCTCACACCACGGACGAAGGTGGTCAATCGATCGCCGCTTCGATCCAGCCCGGTGCCGAGGACGCGATGTTGCGTGCGGTACGGCAGTCCGCCGGTGACGTGGTCATCGTCGTCGACACCTCCGCCAGTCAAGTCGGAGCGTATCGCGACGATGCGATGAAAGCTCTTCAAGCGACTCTCGAGTCCGTGGGTGACCGCGACGTTCGCGTGGCATTGTTTGCCGCGGACGTTCAAGCGAACGAGTTGACCAGTGGATTCGCCGCTCCTGGCGACAGCAACCTGGCTTCCGCGACCACGAAGTTGACTTCGCGTTTGCCGTTGGGCAACACGAACTTGGTCTCGGTTTTGGACACCGTCCGAGCATCGTTGACCGGTCGCCCCGATTCGCGGACACGTTCGATCGTCTACATCGGCGATGCGGCTTCGATTGATGCCGCTCAAAACCTTTCGCGATTCGAGAACCTGATCGACGCTTTGCGAAACGATCACATCTCGGTTCATTCGGTCGCAATTGGACCGACCAAGAACGTCGAGCTGATGGGAGTTTTGGCAAATCAAACCGGTGGTGTTTTGGGGGTCGTGGGGACCGACGCAACGCCAGCCGAGATCGCTGACTCGGTCGCTGACGCGGCCACGATGTCGCCCATCTGGATTTCTGAAATCAAATCGGATGCGAAAGTCGATTGGGTGCACGGCAAGCGTTTGCCGCCCCTGCGATTGGATCGCGATTCGATCTACCTGGGACAGTTGAAATCTCCAGCTCAAGAAGTGTCGATCGACTTGGTCGGTGGCACGCTGAACAGCGACATTCAAATCAAAGCTAACTCTGCAGTTGAGTCAGATAACCTCGACTTCGCTTTCTTGACCGGCTTGATCGACGAGCACAAGACAGCTCGCGGATTGTTGTTGGCAACTGCGGGCTCACCGATGTTGCGTCAAACGGCTCAAGCGATGACGGCCCGTGCTGAATCGCTGGCCAACGCCGCCACGATGGCGATGCAACAAGGCAACATGCGTGGGGCTCGCGCGGTTGCACAAGAAGCACTGCAAGCTGACCCGAACAACGCGGAAGCAAAAGCGATCTTGAAGATGGCGACTCCGGAAGGCAAGCGTTTGATTTTGCAAAACGGTGACGACAACCCATTCGATGACATCTTTGGTGGTGGCGGTGACGCGGCGGACGACAGTCCCTTCGGTGCTGAGCCTGCTGCTGGCGACGATGTCTTCGGTGCGGCAGCGGACGATGCACCCGTGATGGACGCTCCTGCGGCTGAGGCACCTGCCACCGACGCCCCTGCGGCGGAAGCACCCGCGGTTGAAGCGGCTCCGGCTGCTGACGCTGACGCTGGCGCTGGCTTCGGTGCCGATGATGATGTCTTTGGAGCACCGGCTGATGTTGCTCCTGCAAGTCCAGGTCCCGCAATGGGCGGTGGCGGTCAATTCGATGGCGGGTTTGGGCCTGTCGTCGGTGACAATGAACTGCGAGAAGACGGCGGCGATTTGCTAGGCCGTTTCCAGCAACTTCGTTCGCGAGAAGAAGGTCGTTTGCGAGGTGAAGTCCGGGCTCAGTTGCGAGAAGCACGTCGTTTGATTCGCCAAGACCCTGTTGGTGTCGCTGGCAGTCTGAAGAGCCTGCTTTCGCGAGTGGAAACCACTCCTGACATTGATCCGCAACTGCGTCGCGAATTGCTCGGCCAAGTCCGTTCCGCGATTCAAATCGCCAGTGCTCGCGAAGCTGACTTCCTCGAGCAAGAAGCCAACCTGGAACAGTTGGCAGCCGGTGCCACCGCATCCGCTCGCTTGTTGCAAGAAACTTATCGACGGGAAGATCGCTTGAAGCGTCTGTCGTCGCAGATGAATGCTTTGATTGACGAAGGGCGTTACACAGAAGCCGATGGTGGCATTTCGTTGGAGATGGCTGCGTTGGCGGGTGACACGATCACTGACGACAGCGTCCTTGGTCGTCACGTGACAGATGAAACGCTTGCTTTGCAAACGTACGCTCGCGATCGTCGTTATCGCGAATTGCGTGAGCGTAACTTTGTGGACGCGTTCTCTTTGGTTCTGAAGTCGGCGGTTCCTTTTGTTGATGACCCGCCGATCGTTTACCCAGAAGCTGAGACCTGGCAGCGTTTGAGCCGTCGACGCATCGAGCGTTACGGATCGATCGAATTGGTGGGCGACAGCGAAACAGAGCGACGCATCGAAGCGAGTCTGTCTGATGAGGTCTCGTACGAATTTCCCGACACGCCGTTGAATGATGCGATTCGTCTGATCAGTGAAGATCGTCAAATTCCAATCCGAATTGACGTTTTCAGTTTGGAAGGCGAAGGTTTGTCGGAAGACATTCCTGTCAACATCTCGCTGGAAAACGTTTCGCTGCGTTCGTTCCTTCGTTTGATGCTGCGTGACCAGAACTTGACTTACATGATCAAAGACGAGGTTCTGAACATCACCACCGTGACTGCCGCGGAAGACAACCTGGTAACCAAGGTTTATCCCGTCGGTGACTTGGTCGTGCCAATCGTCAGCCTTGGTGGCGGCGGTATGGGCGGCGGCATGGGTGGAGGAATGGGCGGCGGCATGGGCGGAGGAATGGGAGGCGGCATGGGCGGCGGCATGGGAGGCATGGGCGGCGGTGGTATGGGCGGCATGGGTGGCGGCGGAGGTATGTTCGTCGTTCCTGATGACGCCTCGCTACGATCCAAAGCTAACTCGCCTGCTGCCTCGACCGAGCCTCAATCGTCCGATGCTGGCTCGGTTGAAAACATCGACCGTGCGATTCGTCTCGACGTTCCAGAAGGAAAGTCGGTCGATCAAGTTTGGTCGGAGCACTTTGCAAATTGGAAAGTCGAATCGGCTCGTGCTCTCACTATCCTTGATCGCCGAGTTCGTGCCACCGTGTCACACTTGAATGTGAAGGCATCGGCAGCAGAAGAAGCCGGCGATAAAGAAGCATCGAAGGCTCACTTCAACGAGATCCGTGCGGTGATCGCCGGTGCGATCTCGGCCGGACACATCCAACCATGGATGTATCAAGCGTACGCCTTGTCGCTGGCCGCAACGGATGCACCCGATTCAGAAGTCGAACGGGCTCTGCTGTCGGCTGCTGACTTTGCTGAGACCCCTGAGGATCTGCTGAACGTCGCTGCTCGTTTGGAAGACATGGGTCAGCTCTCGGCTGCCATGAAGCTATGTCGTCAAATTTCGGCCGCCGACGCAGACCGTCGTGAACCTTATGTGATGGGACTTCGGCTGGCAAAACGTTTGGATCAACCCGCCGATTTGGCTTGGGCTTGCGAAGGTGTCTTGGGATTGGCGTGGAGCGACAAGTTCCAACCGCTGGTCGAAGAGGCTCGTTTGTTGGCTCGTGCAACTCATCAAGAGTTGATGGCTGAAGGCGACAGCGATTCGGCCAAGCAGTTTAGCGAAGCTCTCCGACGTGCTGCTTCGCACGATGCAATCGTGCGTGTCAGTTGGACCGGCGACGCGGACGTTGATTTGTCCGTTGAAGAACCATCCGGAACGGTTTGCTCGTTGGATTCACCCAACAGCACCAGCGGTGGGACATTGCTTGGCGACGCTTATCCGGGTGCACAGGACGATGCCACTGGGCAAGTCTCAGAAACATACCTTTGTCCCAAAGGTTTCTCGGGAGAATATCGTGTCCTGCTGCGACGCATCTGGGGCAACGTTTCAACCGGAAAAGTCACCGTCGAGATTTTGACCGATGTGGGACGTCCTGAGCAGAAGTTCATTCGCCAAGACATTCCGTTGATGGAACAGAACGCGTTGGTGATCTTTGAAGTCAAAGAAGGACAAAGAAAAGAGAAGCTCGCCGAAGCCCAAGTGGAACACCTGGCTGAATTCGGCCGCAACGCCGGTCATGAAGCATTGGGGCAGTTCGTTGGCCCAGCGGCTGGTGGCGGATTGAATGCTCAAGCCGCAAACGCATTGGGAGACAACCGTGAACTGTTGCAGGAATTCTTCAGCGACTATCCCTCGTTGATCCCAGGGGCGAACGGTGGGCCATTCGGAACGGGTGGCTTGAACGGTGTCAACGGTTTCAATCCACAAGGTGGTGTTGGCTACCGACCGGAAATCACAACCTTGCCGGAAGGTGCTTCGATGTCGACCTTGGCCATCATCTCGGCGGATCGTCGTTACGTTCGAATCAGTCCTGCACCGCAGTTCTCGCAGATTGGTGAGATCACCACCTTCAACTTCGTCTCCGGTGATACCGAAGATGGGGGTCAGGGTGCCGGCGGCGGAATCGGCAACGCGGGTGGCGGAGCCGGCGGTGGCTTCGGCGGACTTGGTAACTAA
- a CDS encoding alpha/beta hydrolase gives MFAAEETYTWSADSSPREGVPQGKITQHEFSNSKVFEGTRRRYSVYVPAQYDGSKPASLMVFQDGHTFQGPGGDFRLPTVFDNLIAAGDMPVTIAVMVDPGHKGELPPKRGWSPTPSNRAFEYDSVTGDYAEFLLTELLPEVEKQYKITENPELRAICGNSSGGICAFSVAWFRPDSFRKVMSHIGSFVNIRGGDHYPAMIRKTDPKPIRVFLQDGSGDLDNRHGNWPLANQQMAAALAFQKYDYKFVYGEGGHNGKHGGSIFPDSLRWLWRGWKELTP, from the coding sequence ATGTTCGCGGCGGAAGAAACCTACACCTGGTCGGCTGATTCCAGCCCTCGAGAAGGCGTCCCCCAAGGCAAAATCACCCAGCACGAATTTTCAAACAGCAAAGTCTTTGAAGGCACCCGGCGTCGCTACAGCGTCTATGTGCCAGCCCAATACGACGGCTCGAAGCCTGCCTCGTTAATGGTCTTCCAAGACGGCCACACCTTCCAAGGTCCCGGCGGCGACTTCCGCCTGCCCACCGTGTTCGACAATCTGATCGCCGCCGGCGACATGCCCGTCACGATCGCCGTGATGGTCGACCCTGGCCACAAAGGCGAATTGCCACCCAAGCGTGGATGGAGCCCCACGCCGTCCAACCGAGCTTTCGAATACGACTCCGTGACAGGCGACTACGCCGAGTTCCTCCTGACCGAACTGCTTCCCGAAGTGGAGAAGCAATACAAAATCACCGAAAACCCCGAACTGCGAGCCATCTGTGGCAACAGCTCCGGCGGCATCTGTGCGTTCTCCGTCGCTTGGTTCCGCCCCGACTCTTTTCGCAAAGTCATGTCCCACATCGGCAGCTTCGTGAACATTCGCGGCGGAGATCACTACCCCGCCATGATTCGCAAGACCGATCCCAAACCGATCCGAGTCTTCCTGCAAGACGGCAGCGGCGACCTGGACAACCGCCATGGCAATTGGCCCCTCGCCAACCAACAGATGGCGGCCGCACTTGCCTTCCAAAAGTACGATTACAAATTCGTCTACGGCGAAGGTGGCCACAACGGAAAACACGGGGGATCGATCTTCCCCGACTCGTTGCGTTGGCTGTGGCGCGGATGGAAAGAGTTGACGCCGTGA
- a CDS encoding aldo/keto reductase encodes MQQRRLGSSGIVVSDICMGTMTFGSSCDESTSHAICDHAFDAGINFFDAAEIYPVPPKDDTFGVTEEIFGRWLKTKPRDCVTVATKVTGPGHGWFTPPVRHGRTTLDRHQIVRACEDSLRRLGVDTIDLYQIHWPDHGMPYEEVLESLTHLRRTGKVRVIGCSNETSWGLMKSLWSADIHGVDRYQTVQNNFSLINRRCENELAQVCRRENVSLLPYSPLGGGVLTGKYKGGPPPGGRFSEYLLTGNDRQKAMAQRFVNDRTIETAARMHQIAESIGTTGTALSVAWSKQHDFVASTIVGATSIDQLKEILVADDMILDDETMARIDAIEVEIPNAMTEDGLRRL; translated from the coding sequence GTGCAACAGCGTCGTTTAGGAAGCAGCGGAATTGTCGTTTCTGACATTTGCATGGGAACGATGACGTTTGGAAGTTCCTGTGACGAATCGACCAGTCATGCGATTTGCGATCACGCCTTTGATGCTGGGATCAATTTCTTTGATGCAGCTGAGATCTATCCCGTCCCGCCGAAAGACGACACCTTTGGCGTCACCGAAGAAATCTTTGGTCGATGGTTGAAAACCAAACCGCGCGATTGTGTGACGGTTGCTACGAAAGTGACGGGGCCCGGCCACGGATGGTTCACGCCACCGGTTCGCCACGGTCGCACGACGTTGGATCGGCATCAGATTGTCCGAGCCTGTGAAGATTCGCTGCGTCGATTGGGTGTGGACACGATCGATCTGTATCAGATCCACTGGCCTGATCACGGCATGCCATATGAGGAAGTCCTGGAATCGCTGACTCATCTACGTCGCACTGGAAAGGTGCGTGTGATCGGGTGCAGCAATGAAACGTCGTGGGGATTGATGAAGAGTCTTTGGTCGGCCGACATTCACGGTGTCGATCGGTACCAAACGGTTCAGAATAATTTCAGCCTGATCAATCGCCGCTGCGAGAACGAGTTGGCTCAGGTTTGTCGCCGCGAAAATGTGAGTCTGCTACCGTACTCGCCGCTTGGTGGCGGAGTCCTGACGGGCAAGTACAAAGGCGGACCGCCACCGGGAGGTCGTTTCTCCGAGTACCTGCTGACTGGGAATGACCGGCAGAAGGCGATGGCCCAGCGGTTCGTCAATGATCGCACGATTGAAACGGCGGCACGCATGCACCAGATTGCGGAATCAATTGGCACAACCGGAACAGCATTGTCGGTCGCATGGAGCAAGCAACATGACTTCGTCGCGTCAACAATTGTGGGAGCCACATCCATCGATCAGTTGAAAGAGATCTTGGTGGCCGACGACATGATTCTTGATGATGAAACGATGGCTCGAATCGATGCCATTGAAGTCGAGATCCCCAACGCGATGACGGAAGACGGACTCCGCCGGCTATAA
- a CDS encoding GrpB family protein: MTSPPFDLTPWEGFDSDGPVAVRLMHHDARWKQEFEQTRSSILQSCQGHVTQIDHVGSTAISGLIAQPIIDVVAIVADLSSLDAASLHIEGLNYRVVDSPDWLHHSLVLQKPRHGEPTHQVFLMVQGNPAHHRLMRMRDFLRNTPEVALEFESTKVEQWKRKNAAPDEYEQDKAIVFTQLEDQMPGSL, encoded by the coding sequence ATGACATCGCCTCCATTTGACCTCACGCCATGGGAAGGATTTGATTCCGACGGACCAGTCGCCGTTCGGCTGATGCATCACGACGCGCGTTGGAAACAAGAATTCGAGCAGACTCGCAGCAGCATCCTGCAATCTTGCCAGGGCCACGTGACGCAAATCGATCATGTGGGAAGCACCGCCATCTCCGGCCTGATCGCACAACCCATCATCGATGTCGTCGCAATTGTTGCCGACCTCTCCAGCCTCGACGCGGCATCGCTGCACATCGAAGGTCTGAACTACCGAGTCGTGGACTCACCGGATTGGCTGCATCATTCACTCGTCCTGCAAAAACCCCGGCACGGCGAACCCACCCACCAAGTCTTCTTGATGGTCCAGGGCAATCCTGCCCATCACCGTCTCATGCGGATGCGAGACTTCTTGCGCAACACGCCCGAAGTGGCACTCGAGTTCGAGAGCACCAAAGTCGAGCAATGGAAGCGAAAAAACGCCGCCCCCGACGAATACGAGCAAGACAAAGCGATTGTCTTCACGCAACTGGAAGATCAAATGCCCGGCTCTTTATAG
- the purE gene encoding 5-(carboxyamino)imidazole ribonucleotide mutase, whose amino-acid sequence MTDQDDSATASPVPRVGVIMGSRNDWDTMSAACEMLEKLGVEHERSVVSAHRTPERMFEYARSASSRGLKVIIAGAGGAAHLPGMVASETVLPVIGVPIQSRALQGLDSLLSIVQMPGGIPVATMSIGVAGAKNAGVMAARILATHDDALRERLEAFVAKQRDDVIASAELP is encoded by the coding sequence ATGACTGACCAAGACGATTCCGCGACCGCTTCTCCCGTGCCTCGCGTTGGTGTGATCATGGGTAGCCGCAATGACTGGGACACGATGTCAGCGGCTTGTGAGATGTTGGAGAAACTTGGCGTGGAGCACGAGCGATCGGTCGTTTCCGCTCACCGCACGCCAGAACGGATGTTCGAATACGCTCGTTCGGCTTCGTCTCGCGGGCTGAAAGTCATCATCGCCGGAGCCGGTGGCGCCGCTCACCTGCCAGGGATGGTCGCGTCGGAGACGGTTCTGCCGGTGATCGGGGTGCCGATTCAGAGCCGAGCCTTGCAGGGACTGGATTCGCTGTTGTCGATCGTGCAAATGCCAGGCGGAATTCCGGTGGCGACGATGTCGATCGGAGTTGCGGGAGCCAAGAACGCTGGGGTCATGGCGGCTCGGATTTTGGCCACCCATGACGACGCCCTGCGGGAGCGGTTGGAGGCTTTCGTGGCAAAACAACGCGATGATGTGATCGCATCGGCGGAGTTGCCATGA